From one Flavobacterium sp. N502536 genomic stretch:
- a CDS encoding SusD/RagB family nutrient-binding outer membrane lipoprotein, with product MKKLIYALGIMLLTVSCDDSSLTDLNVDVKNPSVVPPSTLFTNAEKNLTEQLVNTNVNRNIFRLVNQQWTETTYLDESIYNWVTRKISDNHWDRLYAGALADLSQAKGFLEKDVISPTDPEFAQKTIIKKNQLILIDILMVYTYQILVDTFGDVPYSESLQGSADYLPKYDKAIDIYKDLIARLNKDIAGLDTSHPGFGAAEVIYKDDLNAWIKFANSMKLKLGVNLKASGLESALADATIISGAAGGFTSNADNAKLPYMLNLPNTNPLYVDMVFSGRNDFVVAKPFVDALVTLNDPRKTPYFRPTYKDTNADGDLITVTGYRGGIVGIKNSQSKYTHASDKIKAPDFSGTLLDYAEVEFLLAEASGRGVAVGGTIASHYNAAILASMEDWGVSSTDANAYLAQPAVAYATATGTWQQKVGEQAWYALFNRGFEGWTSTRRLNFPVLTAPATADPAAAGQVPSRMAYPIREQTLNATNYNAAATSIGGDKLTTKIFWDK from the coding sequence ATGAAAAAATTAATATATGCTTTAGGAATCATGCTTCTCACAGTTTCATGTGACGATAGCAGCCTAACAGACTTAAATGTAGATGTAAAAAACCCTTCTGTAGTACCCCCAAGCACTTTATTTACAAATGCTGAGAAAAACCTAACAGAACAACTTGTCAATACCAACGTAAACAGAAACATTTTTAGATTAGTAAATCAACAATGGACTGAAACTACGTACCTGGACGAATCTATTTACAATTGGGTAACCCGTAAAATTTCAGACAATCACTGGGACAGACTTTATGCAGGCGCACTTGCTGATTTATCTCAGGCAAAAGGATTTTTGGAAAAAGATGTAATCTCACCTACTGATCCTGAATTTGCTCAAAAAACAATCATCAAGAAAAATCAATTAATTTTGATTGACATACTAATGGTATATACGTATCAAATTCTAGTAGATACTTTTGGTGATGTTCCTTACTCAGAATCCTTACAAGGTTCTGCTGATTATTTGCCTAAATACGACAAAGCAATAGACATCTACAAAGATTTAATTGCACGTCTAAATAAAGACATCGCCGGTTTAGACACTTCACACCCAGGTTTTGGAGCTGCAGAAGTTATCTATAAAGACGATCTGAATGCCTGGATTAAATTTGCAAATAGTATGAAGCTAAAATTAGGTGTTAACCTAAAAGCGTCAGGACTTGAATCAGCACTTGCCGATGCTACCATTATATCTGGTGCTGCAGGAGGATTTACATCAAATGCCGACAACGCAAAATTACCTTATATGTTAAACCTTCCGAATACCAACCCACTATATGTAGATATGGTATTCTCAGGAAGAAATGACTTTGTTGTTGCAAAACCATTCGTTGATGCTTTAGTGACATTAAACGATCCGAGAAAAACTCCTTATTTCAGACCAACTTACAAAGACACCAATGCTGATGGAGATTTGATCACTGTAACAGGTTACAGAGGTGGAATCGTTGGAATAAAAAACTCTCAGTCTAAATATACTCACGCCAGTGACAAAATCAAAGCACCAGATTTCAGTGGTACTTTATTAGATTATGCAGAAGTAGAATTTTTATTAGCAGAGGCTTCAGGAAGAGGTGTTGCTGTTGGAGGTACTATTGCTTCTCATTATAATGCAGCAATTTTAGCTTCTATGGAAGACTGGGGTGTTTCATCAACTGATGCCAACGCTTACCTTGCTCAACCAGCAGTTGCTTATGCTACAGCGACGGGAACATGGCAACAAAAAGTAGGAGAACAAGCATGGTATGCTTTATTCAACAGAGGTTTTGAAGGCTGGACATCTACCAGAAGATTAAACTTCCCTGTTCTAACAGCACCGGCAACTGCAGACCCGGCAGCAGCAGGACAAGTTCCATCGAGAATGGCTTACCCTATCAGAGAACAAACGCTAAACGCGACAAACTACAATGCTGCAGCAACTTCTATTGGAGGTGACAAACTAACAACGAAGATTTTTTGGGATAAATAA